A part of Candidatus Binataceae bacterium genomic DNA contains:
- a CDS encoding OmpH family outer membrane protein has product MAAAIPARADVKVAYVDIQRALNECNNGKRARSNIRVEAERAQARLQREQAEAQGLKEELDKKGMLMSPDQRQNLEDDLAKKMRVFEDDVKNERDELHHKDNEATAAIVRDLATVVRELGEKAGYTVVMEKGGLLWGVPSADITDQVIHTYDSMNVKAGTLAPDPRWAQAPPSQAGVEGAAPAGAPEPTGTGSSTHKRSSISR; this is encoded by the coding sequence ATGGCTGCCGCCATTCCGGCGCGCGCCGACGTCAAAGTCGCTTACGTCGATATTCAGCGCGCGCTAAACGAATGCAACAACGGCAAACGCGCGCGCTCCAACATCCGCGTCGAGGCCGAACGGGCGCAGGCTCGGCTCCAGCGCGAGCAGGCCGAGGCCCAGGGCCTCAAGGAGGAGCTCGACAAGAAGGGCATGCTGATGTCGCCCGACCAGCGCCAGAACCTCGAGGACGATCTGGCCAAAAAGATGCGCGTCTTCGAGGACGACGTCAAAAACGAGCGCGACGAGCTTCACCACAAGGATAATGAGGCCACCGCCGCGATCGTTCGCGACCTCGCCACCGTCGTGCGCGAGCTGGGCGAAAAGGCCGGCTACACGGTGGTAATGGAAAAGGGCGGGCTCCTGTGGGGCGTCCCCTCGGCCGACATTACCGATCAAGTCATCCACACCTACGACTCGATGAACGTCAAGGCCGGCACGCTGGCTCCCGATCCGCGATGGGCTCAGGCGCCGCCGTCGCAGGCCGGTGTCGAGGGCGCGGCGCCCGCAGGCGCTCCCGAACCGACCGGCACCGGAAGCTCGACCCACAAGCGCTCGAGCATCTCGAGGTAG
- the bamA gene encoding outer membrane protein assembly factor BamA, with the protein MALALAAAGALAQPQPIISRVRIVGNQRVEEDAIRIHITAQPGQPFNDAVVDQDVKAIYKMGFFTDVHASVDQAGGQAVLTYHVKERPLITDVRTEGMKEIKPTADEVVGAIKLHSGVIEDPQLVQSSIQALRTVYQGKGYLDANVTFRTIPGPNNTAVGVFDVSEGPLVEISAIKFVGNKAFSDSRLSTLMETRKHNLLSFIFNTGSLDRTKLQDDVDRLSAYYYNHGYLQVHIGDPAVTRHGNSIIVTVTIDEGPIFTVGKVGVAGDLKFPKSDLTPKLTLKPDRVFSGAEMEHDVLTLSDFYSDRGYAFVNVDPRTQINPTAHKVDVTYAITPGNEVLIDRIKISGNTKTSDKVIRREIKVQEQEPYSASKIQASKQRLDGLGYFQSVRLSTEPARQPDKINLDVNVQEGNTSSFQVGGGYDSASSLFGTFLLQNTNLFGGGESAAFSAEIGFLFENLSVSYTEPWFLDMPLAVSIQGFDNKLYLFSFNQSEVGFLLNTGYPLADLGLSRIGPLSLEHVTAGLGYQFESVGIGGLSPFTTFDIQSAKGYNRVSEFLPSIRRFTVDDARDPRSGSVQTLDMEFAGLGGQPFFKGVLHGHWFFPFIKNARFGEWVYSPSFTLGYGTALNTGTGGNLPLYERFFPGGLNGQGQVRGYEIYSLGPQVTLFNQFGQPFGVEQVGGSKELLFSQQIGFPILDALGLRGSVFFDGGNSFLTRESITLDGLQYAWGVGLFWKSPFGPINVDIAKPLNPRPNDQHTVFDFGAGAPL; encoded by the coding sequence CGATAATCTCGCGCGTCCGCATCGTCGGTAACCAGCGCGTCGAAGAAGACGCGATCCGCATCCACATAACCGCCCAGCCCGGCCAGCCGTTCAACGACGCGGTCGTCGATCAGGACGTCAAGGCCATCTACAAGATGGGCTTTTTTACCGATGTCCACGCGAGCGTCGACCAGGCGGGCGGACAGGCGGTCCTCACCTATCACGTCAAGGAACGGCCACTCATAACCGACGTCCGCACCGAGGGGATGAAGGAGATCAAGCCCACGGCCGACGAAGTGGTGGGCGCAATCAAGCTCCATTCGGGCGTGATCGAAGACCCGCAGCTCGTGCAATCGAGCATCCAGGCCCTGCGCACCGTCTACCAGGGCAAGGGTTACCTGGACGCCAACGTCACCTTTCGCACGATTCCCGGACCCAATAACACCGCGGTCGGCGTATTTGACGTGAGTGAAGGTCCGCTGGTCGAGATAAGCGCGATCAAGTTCGTCGGCAACAAGGCGTTCTCCGACAGCAGGTTGAGCACGTTGATGGAAACGCGCAAGCACAATCTTCTGAGCTTTATCTTCAACACCGGCTCGCTCGACCGCACCAAGCTGCAGGATGACGTCGATCGCCTCAGCGCCTACTACTACAACCACGGTTACCTGCAGGTGCATATCGGCGATCCTGCGGTTACCCGCCACGGCAATTCAATCATCGTCACGGTGACGATCGATGAGGGCCCGATCTTTACCGTGGGCAAGGTCGGTGTGGCCGGCGATCTGAAGTTTCCCAAGAGCGATCTGACCCCCAAGCTCACGCTCAAGCCCGACCGGGTCTTCAGCGGCGCCGAGATGGAGCACGACGTGCTGACGCTCTCGGACTTCTATTCCGACCGCGGCTACGCCTTCGTCAACGTCGACCCGCGTACGCAGATCAACCCGACCGCGCATAAGGTCGACGTCACCTACGCGATCACGCCGGGCAACGAGGTTCTGATCGACCGGATCAAGATTTCCGGCAACACCAAGACTTCCGACAAAGTCATCCGGCGCGAGATCAAAGTGCAGGAGCAGGAGCCCTATTCCGCGTCCAAGATCCAGGCCTCCAAGCAGCGGCTGGATGGGCTCGGCTACTTCCAGAGCGTGCGCCTCTCGACCGAGCCGGCGCGCCAGCCCGATAAGATCAATCTCGACGTCAACGTGCAGGAGGGCAATACTTCTTCCTTCCAGGTCGGCGGCGGGTACGACAGCGCCTCCTCGCTGTTCGGCACCTTCCTGCTGCAGAACACCAACCTGTTCGGCGGCGGCGAGTCGGCGGCCTTCAGCGCCGAAATCGGCTTTCTCTTCGAAAACCTGAGCGTCAGCTACACCGAGCCCTGGTTTCTCGACATGCCGCTCGCGGTCAGCATCCAGGGCTTCGACAACAAGCTCTACCTGTTCAGCTTCAACCAGAGCGAAGTTGGCTTTCTGCTCAACACCGGCTATCCGCTCGCCGACCTCGGTCTGAGCAGAATCGGGCCGTTGTCGCTCGAGCACGTCACCGCCGGCCTCGGTTACCAATTCGAAAGCGTGGGCATCGGCGGACTCTCGCCCTTCACGACCTTCGACATCCAGAGCGCGAAGGGCTACAACCGGGTGTCGGAATTCCTGCCCTCGATCCGCCGCTTCACGGTGGACGACGCCAGGGATCCGCGCAGCGGTTCGGTCCAGACCCTCGATATGGAGTTCGCCGGTCTGGGCGGCCAGCCATTTTTCAAGGGCGTCCTGCACGGCCACTGGTTCTTCCCGTTCATCAAGAACGCTCGGTTCGGCGAATGGGTGTACTCGCCCTCCTTCACACTCGGCTACGGCACCGCGCTTAATACCGGCACGGGCGGCAACCTTCCGCTTTACGAGCGTTTCTTTCCCGGCGGCCTCAACGGCCAGGGCCAGGTGCGCGGCTATGAGATCTACTCGCTGGGTCCGCAAGTCACCCTGTTCAACCAGTTCGGCCAGCCCTTCGGGGTGGAGCAGGTGGGCGGCAGCAAGGAGTTGCTGTTCAGCCAGCAGATCGGGTTTCCGATCCTCGACGCGTTGGGCCTGCGCGGCAGCGTATTTTTCGACGGCGGCAACTCGTTCCTGACCCGCGAGTCGATCACGCTCGACGGCTTGCAGTATGCCTGGGGCGTCGGCTTGTTCTGGAAGTCGCCTTTTGGTCCGATCAATGTCGATATCGCCAAACCGCTCAACCCGCGGCCCAACGATCAGCACACCGTGTTCGACTTTGGCGCGGGAGCCCCGCTCTGA